A section of the Canis lupus baileyi chromosome 5, mCanLup2.hap1, whole genome shotgun sequence genome encodes:
- the UBXN10 gene encoding UBX domain-containing protein 10: protein MATEAPVNIAAPERSPVGSPAADGFAWRPDSAKMHVPRPKSAKGRPRPRPHKPQGPQGAQLCSPRAPATLPPAVPCESPSSQRPGACAPRSPNQGAPDEIPELLQQVPMGASSSLNKYRVLPSINRKTLEEGSVDAVATKAGSLQLSSIQALYREETGTMKASEEDSRVRACSPERTVIVRTRRQMSSRARDLEEPSDGEARLLLAIRSPSGRRFVHHFRPTDALQTVVAVAERNNQATYHHCSVETMEVPRRRFSDLSRSLQECKIPHKSVLGISQEEEDREP from the coding sequence ATGGCCACAGAAGCCCCTGTGAACATAGCGGCCCCCGAACGCAGCCCCGTTGGCAGCCCAGCCGCTGACGGCTTCGCCTGGCGGCCCGACTCGGCAAAGATGCACGTCCCAAGGCCCAAGTCCGCCAAGGGCCGGCCGCGGCCGCGTCCACACAAACCACAGGGTCCGCAGGGCGCCCAGCTGTGCTCTCCGCGCGCGCCGGCCACCCTGCCCCCGGCCGTCCCCTGTGAGTCGCCAAGCAGCCAGAGACCCGGAGCCTGCGCACCCAGGTCTCCAAACCAGGGAGCGCCCGACGAGATCCCCGAGCTGCTGCAGCAGGTGCCCATGGGCGCTTCCTCCTCCCTCAATAAATACCGAGTCCTCCCTTCCATCAACAGGAAGACCCTGGAGGAGGGCTCTGTGGACGCAGTGGCCACAAAGGCCGGCTCGCTGCAGCTGAGCAGCATCCAGGCTCTCTACCGGGAGGAGACGGGCACCATGAAGGCAAGCGAAGAAGACTCCAGAGTTCGAGCTTGTTCCCCAGAGAGGACAGTCATCGTCCGAACCAGGAGACAGATGTCATCCAGGGCCCGAGACCTGGAGGAGCCATCAGACGGAGAGGCGAGGCTGCTGCTGGCCATCAGATCCCCGTCGGGCCGAAGGTTCGTTCACCATTTCCGGCCCACTGACGCCTTACAGACCGTGGTTGCTGTGGCCGAGCGCAACAACCAGGCCACCTACCACCACTGCAGCGTCGAGACCATGGAGGTGCCCAGGAGACGTTTCTCTGACCTTAGCAGATCTCTGCAGGAGTGCAAAATCCCCCACAAGTCGGTGCTGGGCATCTCACAGGAAGAAGAGGACAGGGAGCCCTGA